DNA sequence from the Lycium barbarum isolate Lr01 chromosome 5, ASM1917538v2, whole genome shotgun sequence genome:
ATGGTAAGACATGGGGTTTGAGTCCCGATACTGCTTGTTAGTAGTCAGTACCACAAGAAtgtcttttctttccttttctagtGCTCAGTTATTATATCCATGTTGAAAAGATGTTCATTTCAACTGCTTTTGCTTTAACAAAAACCAAAAATGATAAATCAAATGATGGCTGCTCCAGTAGCCTAAACataaaatagtgaaattggaCTCAGACTGTTGTTCTTGCCAGTTTTATTCTATTGCAGAAATTTAGTATATATGCATGTCATGGTTTATAGTTCACTATTTTTAACACAATTCTGTCTACTGCCCTCCAATACCTCTTCCTCCAATTGTCGTCTATCAAATATAACAACAGAAATTCCTGTAACATAGCCTAAGAATACAACTAAAACAAAAAGGACATTTTCTTGATCACATCTGTTCTCTGCAGTTTCTGCGATAGAGGGACCATGGTTACTGCAGTTCATCCCACCAGGAGCACCACATAAGTATCTGTTTCCAATATATGTCGTTCCATCTTGATACAGAGTGTCAAAATGTGGATTGCTTGGAATCCATCCGCTCAGGTTGTTATAAGACAAGTTGAGATACTGGAGAAAATCTAACACTGTCAATGTCAATGGAATTTCCCCTGTTAATTGGTTATAGCTGAGGTCCAACGACTCGAGGGAAATCATCTCGCATATAGACTTTGGGATCACCCCAGAAATATTATTATGTGAGAGATTCAGCAATGGAAGTCCACTTAAAAGGAAAATTTTCTCAGGGATTTTACCAGTAAGAGCATTGCTTGACACGTCGAATCCACTGTTGTAGGAATATACTGACTCAAGCCAATGTGTCTGTCCTTTGGTGACTATTTCTAGCTGAGCACAAATGAACTTGAGGGAGTAAACATAACCTAAGATGGTTGCCTCATTTTGTGTTCTCATCATTGTTTTCAAGCCATCAAGATTCTCAGGAATGGGACCGGACAGATTGTTCCTGGATAAACCAATATATTGTAGACTTTCCAACTTCATTAGTCCTTCTGGGATAGGTTCACTGAAAGAGTTTGATGAGAGCACGAGGATACGTAGATGGTGTAGGTCACCAATGGAATTTGGTATCCTTCCTTCAAATCTATTGACTGTCACGTTCAGAATCTCCAGTTCTTGAAAGTTTCCAATCACTCTTGGAAAAGATACTGCAAACTCATTCCCATTCAGGTCCAAATAACGAAGGCTTGTAGCGCGTTCAAGTTCTTTTGGGATACTTCCAGTGAGCTTGTTTTGTCCAAGATTAAGGTAAATGAGAGACTTGCAGTTTCCTAAGTTGCGTTGAATGGCTCCTGACAAGCTATTATTAGAGAGATCAAGAACCTGGAGAACATTAGTTGATTGGCAAAATGATTCAGGTATTGGACCATGAATTTTGTTTCCAGATAACGATATGGACCTGATACCATGAACTTCTCCTATCTGTGTTGGAACTGAGCCTACGAAATTGTTAAGTGACAAGTCGATGACATTAACATTCTCGAGCTTAGAAGGAATAGGACCTTGAAGGTTGTTTCTGGCTAAATTTATTAATGTTGGAAAAGGAGAAGATTTCAGCTGAATCATTGGAGGTATAACTCCCTTGAAGTTGTTCATAGATAAATCTAGTACAGAGAGGGCAGGGAGATTGAACAACCAGTGCGGTATGGCTCCTGATAAACTGTTGTTGGCCAAATTTAAAAGCATGAGGTTTGTCAAATTTGAGAAGTAATCTGGGATTTCTCCTCTCATGTTGCAAGATGTAAATTCCAAAATCGTGGGCTGGAAAGTTTGCACAAAGGGTTGATCTTGATCATCGATTTCAATTGACAATCCACTAGCCCCGAAACTAATTTGATCCAATCTAGACTTCTGGAACAAAGACAGTGGCTTATTACCATTCAGGTTATTCTTCTGAACATAAAGATATGAAAGCTTAGGAAGCTGAAGTATGCACAAGGGAAGACATCCTGTTAGATCGTTCCATTGTAAATTCAGGAACTCCAGGGAGGAGATTTGACAAATCGAAATTGGAATATACCCTTGTAATTTATTCTGGAACAAAGATAAGTATTGAAGATTTATTAAACTGGACATGGATACAGGAAATTGGCCTGTGATATTGTTGTCATTGAGCATCAGCATACTTAATTTCTTAAGTTTCCTAATTGAAGAAGGGATCGACCCTTGGATCGAGCATCCATCAGCTCGGAAAATGGTTAATGAGGTTGAGTTGCTTAAAGAAGGAGGGATCGTTCCACCTATCTGAGTGAAGCCTATGTCAAGAAGTGTCAACTTTGACCATGGAACTGAAAACATTGAAACCAGATCTACGGTCGTAGAAGGATTGCTAGAAACAGAAAGTTCTTCAAGTTGAGGAAGGTAAGGGATGTGACCATCTAAATCGTTGCCACTAAAATCAAGAGCTGAGAGGGTTGTGAGGTTCGATAGCATATCAGGTATCGTGGATGTTAGAATGTTAGAATTCATTTCTAGAGTGGAAAGATTTGTAAGGTTAAGTAATTGCCCTGTCGGAATTCTTCCTGAAATGTTGCAGTTGGACAATTGAAGTGACACGAGATTTGAAAGACTTGATATTGGTTTAGCCCAATGAAATGATTCGGAG
Encoded proteins:
- the LOC132639328 gene encoding probable LRR receptor-like serine/threonine-protein kinase At4g36180, producing MSIRKCFSSSNDTSNALKGTISPLLFTLDHMQHLDLSFNNFMLSKLQAEISNLTKLTYLNLSNAMFQDSITTQFSNLTSLRSLDLSGANLVADLSSISVSLTLKPKLDFGPTSSFIRYGRLSSQNPSWLGLRGLRYLVLTGVDLSKASESFHWAKPISSLSNLVSLQLSNCNISGRIPTGQLLNLTNLSTLEMNSNILTSTIPDMLSNLTTLSALDFSGNDLDGHIPYLPQLEELSVSSNPSTTVDLVSMFSVPWSKLTLLDIGFTQIGGTIPPSLSNSTSLTIFRADGCSIQGSIPSSIRKLKKLSMLMLNDNNITGQFPVSMSSLINLQYLSLFQNKLQGYIPISICQISSLEFLNLQWNDLTGCLPLCILQLPKLSYLYVQKNNLNGNKPLSLFQKSRLDQISFGASGLSIEIDDQDQPFVQTFQPTILEFTSCNMRGEIPDYFSNLTNLMLLNLANNSLSGAIPHWLFNLPALSVLDLSMNNFKGVIPPMIQLKSSPFPTLINLARNNLQGPIPSKLENVNVIDLSLNNFVGSVPTQIGEVHGIRSISLSGNKIHGPIPESFCQSTNVLQVLDLSNNSLSGAIQRNLGNCKSLIYLNLGQNKLTGSIPKELERATSLRYLDLNGNEFAVSFPRVIGNFQELEILNVTVNRFEGRIPNSIGDLHHLRILVLSSNSFSEPIPEGLMKLESLQYIGLSRNNLSGPIPENLDGLKTMMRTQNEATILGYVYSLKFICAQLEIVTKGQTHWLESVYSYNSGFDVSSNALTGKIPEKIFLLSGLPLLNLSHNNISGVIPKSICEMISLESLDLSYNQLTGEIPLTLTVLDFLQYLNLSYNNLSGWIPSNPHFDTLYQDGTTYIGNRYLCGAPGGMNCSNHGPSIAETAENRCDQENVLFVLVVFLGYVTGISVVIFDRRQLEEEVLEGSRQNCVKNSEL